The Vibrio chagasii genome includes a region encoding these proteins:
- a CDS encoding YnfA family protein, translated as MIEFKTVGLFVLTAIAEIVGCYLPYLWLREDKSVWLLIPAAISLAAFAWLLTLHPTATGRVYAAYGGVYISVALVWLWLIDGEKPTTWDLVGGSVALLGMAIIMFAPRNV; from the coding sequence GTGATTGAATTTAAAACGGTAGGTCTTTTTGTACTTACGGCGATAGCGGAAATAGTAGGGTGTTATTTACCTTACCTTTGGCTAAGGGAAGACAAGAGTGTTTGGTTACTTATTCCGGCGGCCATCAGCCTTGCCGCATTTGCTTGGTTACTCACGCTACACCCTACAGCAACAGGGCGAGTTTATGCGGCTTACGGTGGTGTGTACATCTCAGTCGCACTGGTATGGCTGTGGCTTATCGATGGTGAGAAGCCAACAACGTGGGATCTAGTTGGTGGTTCGGTGGCGCTGCTTGGTATGGCGATTATTATGTTCGCACCAAGAAACGTGTAA
- a CDS encoding DUF6434 domain-containing protein, which translates to MTKVDWHKNLIDENTLITDSYKTTQNVRRYFKSQLGEQFKFDRDFMFWMKSSTGLTMGDAVQEWAKRNQAK; encoded by the coding sequence ATGACAAAGGTTGATTGGCACAAAAATCTTATAGATGAGAACACGTTAATCACAGATAGCTATAAAACGACTCAGAATGTCCGTCGATATTTTAAATCCCAACTTGGTGAACAGTTTAAGTTTGATCGTGATTTCATGTTTTGGATGAAAAGCTCAACGGGATTAACGATGGGTGATGCCGTACAAGAGTGGGCGAAGCGCAACCAAGCTAAGTAG
- a CDS encoding sugar transferase codes for MINIDQQSNQNLYQHKVSRAKRTFDFVVSLVALIILSPVFPIIALAIVLTSRGPVLYRQLRVGKSTPEKMEIFEIMKFRSMYEDAESRSGAVWATQNDPRITPVGRFLRKTRLDEIPQLFNVLKGEMSLIGPRPERPTFYTKLENEIPYFADRTYGVMPGITGLAQVNQGYDTCIEDVRRKVGFDHSYALSLCSVKSWIATDLRIITKTIVVMVDGRGR; via the coding sequence ATGATTAATATCGACCAACAATCAAATCAAAACCTATACCAACACAAAGTCTCTCGTGCGAAGCGTACCTTCGATTTTGTAGTCTCATTGGTTGCACTTATTATTTTGTCACCAGTGTTCCCTATCATTGCTCTAGCCATTGTTCTCACTTCTCGTGGTCCAGTGCTTTATCGGCAGCTTCGCGTCGGTAAATCAACACCAGAGAAAATGGAAATCTTTGAGATCATGAAATTCAGAAGCATGTACGAAGATGCGGAGTCTCGCTCTGGTGCGGTTTGGGCTACACAAAACGACCCCAGAATTACGCCGGTCGGTCGCTTCTTAAGAAAAACTCGACTTGATGAAATCCCTCAGTTATTCAATGTGCTAAAGGGTGAAATGTCTCTAATTGGTCCACGCCCAGAACGCCCAACTTTCTACACGAAGTTAGAAAACGAGATTCCTTACTTTGCTGACCGTACTTATGGCGTTATGCCTGGTATCACAGGGCTAGCACAAGTTAATCAAGGCTATGACACTTGTATTGAAGACGTGCGCCGTAAAGTTGGATTCGACCACAGTTACGCATTAAGCCTATGCTCTGTAAAATCTTGGATTGCGACTGACCTACGCATTATCACAAAAACGATCGTTGTGATGGTTGATGGCCGAGGTCGCTAA
- a CDS encoding glycosyltransferase family 2 protein yields the protein MIDWVLAGLCLFSGMLIVYHHAAYPILLRWYAKGHPARQVEESHRCYKDEKQDCTLPSITILVPAFNEEQWIADKVRNLASLDYPKKKLRVIIACDGCTDNTVDIAQMTIQEAMCSDIHFEIHEHTQNRGKVSVVNEEVTNITSDITALSDVSALISLDALLIAAAHFESDKVGVVNATYLLCPTGNEGENTYWQYQTAVKQCEASLGASLGSHGAFYLFRTSLFEPLPLNTINDDFILPMQIVKQGYIAEYETQMVALELEESNLKTDFKRRLRISAGNMQQAIRLFGLFSPKFKGIAFAFFSGKGLRLLTPYLMIMCLVCSALLNHYLVFEALLWAQIAIYIIGLLGCILPKRLVTKPVSLISYLVVGHYANFIGGLRYLLGLENSPWTRANR from the coding sequence ATGATTGATTGGGTATTAGCCGGTTTGTGTTTGTTTTCCGGAATGTTGATTGTCTATCACCATGCAGCGTATCCGATCCTTTTACGCTGGTATGCGAAAGGCCATCCAGCACGTCAAGTAGAAGAAAGCCATCGCTGCTACAAAGATGAAAAACAAGATTGTACGTTACCAAGCATCACCATTCTTGTACCGGCATTTAACGAAGAGCAATGGATAGCAGATAAAGTCCGTAACCTAGCTTCTCTCGACTATCCGAAAAAGAAGCTACGAGTGATTATCGCGTGTGATGGCTGCACTGATAATACTGTCGACATTGCTCAGATGACGATTCAAGAAGCAATGTGCAGTGACATCCATTTCGAGATACATGAACACACTCAGAACCGAGGTAAAGTCTCAGTAGTAAACGAAGAAGTGACAAACATAACCAGCGACATCACAGCACTTAGTGACGTGTCAGCCCTGATATCATTGGATGCACTTTTAATTGCCGCTGCTCACTTCGAAAGTGACAAGGTTGGTGTCGTTAACGCTACTTATCTGTTATGCCCGACAGGAAACGAAGGTGAAAACACCTATTGGCAATATCAAACGGCAGTGAAACAGTGTGAAGCATCTTTGGGGGCCAGCTTAGGTTCTCATGGCGCCTTCTACTTATTTAGAACATCACTTTTCGAACCACTGCCACTCAATACCATTAATGATGATTTCATTTTACCGATGCAAATCGTCAAGCAAGGCTATATCGCCGAATATGAAACTCAAATGGTTGCACTGGAGCTTGAAGAGTCAAACCTCAAAACCGATTTCAAACGTCGCTTACGTATCTCGGCAGGTAACATGCAGCAAGCTATCCGATTATTCGGCTTGTTCAGTCCTAAGTTCAAAGGCATCGCTTTCGCTTTCTTTTCAGGTAAAGGGCTACGCCTACTGACCCCCTATTTGATGATCATGTGCTTAGTGTGCTCAGCTCTCCTAAATCACTATTTAGTGTTTGAAGCACTGCTGTGGGCACAGATTGCGATATACATCATTGGCTTACTTGGCTGCATATTACCGAAACGCCTAGTCACCAAACCTGTTTCATTAATCTCTTATTTAGTGGTTGGTCATTATGCCAACTTCATCGGTGGCTTACGCTACCTACTTGGATTAGAAAACTCACCTTGGACTCGTGCAAATCGTTAA
- a CDS encoding glycosyltransferase, with protein sequence MEKPNTNQRKKVIHVVQHLAPGGLETLTLDLLRLAKPLDQVLIVSLEGTKDEAIKNWPKLQPYQNQIVFLDKAPGVQIGVIVKLIKAFKVIRPDVVHTHHIGPLLYAGYAARISGVPTRIHTEHDAWHLKNNKRRRLQALALKAAQPTLVADATRVYDQLRHTFSYNNIITIKNGVDCDKFKPTPKAIARQKLELPNDKHIVGCAGRLEHVKGQDQLIKALSFLPANFIVAFAGDGSKRTQLEALTTKLGLQDRIIFLGLVEDMTTFYGSLDTFCLPSRHEGLPLSTLEAQACNIPTVAMDVGAVDETLCPISGTLVKKGNIIELANALLEGQQQRVLSPRQYVLDNFDIVKMVASYDNISQGACA encoded by the coding sequence ATGGAAAAGCCAAATACAAACCAACGTAAGAAAGTCATACATGTGGTTCAGCACCTAGCGCCAGGAGGTTTAGAAACACTCACTCTCGACTTGTTACGTCTTGCAAAGCCACTCGACCAAGTACTAATCGTTAGCTTAGAAGGAACCAAAGATGAAGCGATAAAAAATTGGCCGAAACTACAACCGTATCAAAACCAGATCGTGTTTTTAGATAAAGCACCGGGCGTTCAAATCGGCGTCATCGTCAAACTCATTAAGGCTTTTAAAGTCATACGCCCGGACGTCGTCCATACGCATCACATTGGTCCATTGCTCTACGCTGGATATGCCGCGAGAATTTCGGGGGTCCCAACCCGAATCCATACAGAGCACGACGCATGGCATTTAAAAAACAACAAGCGCCGAAGACTTCAAGCCCTTGCTTTAAAAGCCGCTCAACCGACATTAGTTGCTGACGCGACCCGTGTCTATGACCAACTTCGTCATACTTTTTCATACAACAATATCATCACTATAAAAAACGGTGTCGATTGCGATAAATTCAAGCCAACGCCCAAAGCAATTGCTCGACAAAAGCTCGAATTACCTAACGATAAACACATTGTTGGCTGTGCTGGACGCTTAGAACATGTGAAGGGACAAGATCAACTTATCAAAGCGCTCTCCTTTCTTCCCGCTAATTTCATTGTTGCGTTTGCAGGCGACGGCTCAAAGCGAACCCAATTAGAAGCGTTAACGACAAAACTTGGTTTACAAGATCGCATAATATTTCTGGGGTTAGTTGAAGACATGACCACATTTTATGGCTCGCTCGATACTTTCTGTCTTCCTTCACGACACGAAGGTCTACCCCTGTCTACGTTAGAAGCGCAAGCTTGCAATATTCCTACGGTAGCCATGGATGTTGGTGCAGTGGATGAAACGCTATGTCCAATTAGTGGCACATTGGTAAAAAAAGGAAACATTATTGAGTTAGCCAACGCTCTGCTAGAGGGCCAGCAGCAACGCGTCCTATCACCGCGCCAATATGTTCTCGACAACTTCGATATAGTGAAAATGGTCGCGTCTTACGACAATATTTCTCAAGGAGCTTGCGCATGA
- a CDS encoding GumC family protein, with product MNNLKLRLLSILNGMWRQRYVIVIPILILPFVGFGVSKLAPTKYDSHTSMLIQETAKMNPFLEDIAVSTMLKDRMSALRTLLHSRHVLYSVAEELQLTTPNMSEAQKQEIITDLSERLSVTQMGKDFLKISLTSNTPIGMEETLSSVSEHFIEQILAPERSSIQDSSSFLRIHIDERSAELAKAEEELARYINENVHSTPEVQSQSLNRLASLKQTLAEKQAELSGVEKSLGSIDQQLSKTNPVIGRLEDQIIDTQSSLTLLKAKYTNKHSAVQAKVLELERLENERKTLLAQKQPGMNSDQLWDIASSTSRDKLSDTQPLLVTQLHNLQLVRGRYESLKEETKSLKTMIFELEHKANNFGDNAKEMYRLQRDVEVKRQLFDELNERYEMAQLTGSLGVFEENKRVKIIDLPYTPSIKSNMPTFIFILAGLIAGIGLGAGLAILFELFDSSIKRKSDIEAIMGVSVLTVIPKMN from the coding sequence ATGAACAATCTCAAGCTGCGTTTATTAAGCATATTGAACGGGATGTGGCGTCAGCGCTACGTGATTGTAATCCCTATTCTTATCTTGCCATTTGTGGGGTTTGGTGTGAGTAAACTTGCGCCAACAAAATACGATTCGCACACCAGTATGCTGATACAAGAAACCGCGAAAATGAATCCATTTCTTGAGGACATCGCCGTTTCTACCATGCTTAAAGACAGAATGAGCGCACTTAGAACCCTGTTACACAGCCGTCACGTTCTTTATTCGGTGGCAGAAGAACTTCAGCTAACAACACCTAATATGTCGGAAGCTCAAAAACAAGAGATCATTACTGATTTGTCGGAACGTTTATCTGTTACTCAAATGGGTAAAGATTTCTTAAAGATAAGTCTTACCTCTAACACGCCGATCGGTATGGAAGAGACACTTAGTTCCGTCAGCGAGCATTTTATTGAGCAAATATTGGCTCCAGAACGTTCGTCGATCCAAGACTCGAGTAGTTTCCTTAGAATTCACATCGACGAACGAAGCGCTGAACTGGCAAAGGCGGAAGAAGAGTTAGCGAGATATATTAATGAAAATGTACACTCAACTCCTGAGGTTCAAAGCCAAAGCTTGAATCGATTGGCTTCATTAAAGCAAACCCTAGCCGAGAAACAAGCCGAGTTATCAGGTGTTGAAAAAAGCCTAGGGTCGATTGACCAACAACTATCAAAAACCAATCCTGTTATCGGCCGATTAGAAGATCAGATTATTGACACACAAAGTTCGTTAACCTTACTAAAAGCAAAGTACACCAATAAACACAGTGCTGTACAGGCGAAGGTCCTGGAATTGGAACGTCTTGAGAACGAAAGAAAAACACTGCTCGCACAGAAGCAACCCGGAATGAACAGCGACCAATTGTGGGATATTGCGAGTAGCACTTCACGAGACAAACTCTCCGACACGCAACCTCTTTTAGTGACTCAACTTCATAACCTTCAACTTGTTCGGGGGCGCTATGAGTCATTAAAAGAAGAGACAAAAAGCCTTAAAACCATGATTTTTGAATTGGAACACAAGGCAAACAACTTCGGTGACAACGCAAAAGAAATGTACCGTTTGCAGCGTGATGTAGAAGTTAAGCGACAACTATTCGATGAACTTAATGAACGTTATGAGATGGCTCAGTTAACTGGCTCGCTAGGTGTGTTCGAAGAAAATAAACGTGTGAAGATTATCGACTTACCTTACACCCCGAGTATTAAATCGAATATGCCGACCTTCATATTCATCCTAGCAGGTCTGATCGCAGGCATTGGCTTGGGTGCGGGGTTAGCGATACTGTTCGAATTGTTTGACTCATCGATCAAACGAAAAAGTGATATTGAAGCGATCATGGGCGTTTCGGTTTTAACGGTAATCCCGAAAATGAACTAA
- a CDS encoding glycosyltransferase, which yields MRDLIVFGEDFGGLPSSTQHLVRQLAKTHKVLWINSIGLRQPRLSVKDVTRAFNKLFGKTNAITQNMSDSAGLSNIKVVNLRTIPAPASYTSRKLAQMMMLKQLKPIIEELNLQAPILWTSLPTAVDLCGHLGESAVVYYCGDDFSALAGVDHQTVAEHESKLIDKADLIFAASKELVKKFPKCKTQLLPHGVDVELFSTPVARAEDLPSSHRPIAGFYGSLSKWLNYDMIGHVVHAMPEWDFVFIGPNELDTLMLPKLHNVHYLGPRPHHTLPSYSQHWDISLLPFVDNEQIQACSPLKLMEYLAAGTPIVTTPFPAMASYQKYVTAINNAQEMIQALNNARQLTHSPISIVEKDSWKNRGNFVHWMLELL from the coding sequence ATGCGTGATTTAATCGTATTCGGTGAAGACTTCGGCGGACTTCCATCGTCAACCCAGCACTTAGTTCGCCAACTAGCTAAAACACATAAAGTACTTTGGATTAACTCTATTGGCCTCAGACAGCCGCGCTTAAGCGTGAAAGATGTAACACGTGCATTCAATAAGTTGTTTGGTAAGACCAACGCAATCACCCAGAACATGTCGGACTCTGCGGGCCTCAGCAACATTAAAGTCGTCAACTTGAGAACCATCCCTGCTCCTGCATCATACACTTCACGCAAGCTCGCTCAAATGATGATGTTGAAACAGTTAAAACCAATAATTGAAGAGCTTAACTTACAAGCCCCAATCCTGTGGACATCACTTCCTACTGCAGTTGATCTGTGTGGGCATCTGGGGGAGTCTGCTGTGGTTTATTACTGCGGCGATGATTTCAGTGCGCTCGCAGGCGTTGATCACCAAACTGTCGCTGAGCACGAATCTAAACTTATCGATAAAGCGGATCTGATTTTCGCAGCGAGTAAAGAGTTAGTGAAAAAGTTTCCTAAATGTAAAACGCAGCTTCTTCCACACGGCGTTGATGTTGAGCTATTTTCTACACCAGTAGCCAGAGCTGAAGACCTGCCAAGTAGTCATCGTCCGATTGCAGGGTTTTATGGCAGCCTGTCGAAGTGGCTAAACTATGACATGATCGGACATGTTGTTCACGCAATGCCTGAATGGGATTTTGTATTCATTGGGCCTAACGAGCTTGATACGCTAATGTTACCAAAGTTACACAATGTCCATTACCTTGGCCCAAGACCACATCACACCTTACCAAGTTACTCACAACATTGGGATATTAGTTTGCTGCCCTTTGTAGACAATGAGCAAATACAAGCGTGTAGCCCCCTTAAGCTGATGGAATACTTAGCTGCAGGCACACCCATAGTAACAACACCATTCCCTGCCATGGCGTCTTATCAGAAGTACGTTACAGCAATCAATAATGCCCAGGAAATGATCCAAGCACTTAACAACGCTCGCCAACTCACTCACTCACCGATCTCTATCGTAGAAAAAGACAGCTGGAAAAACCGTGGCAACTTCGTACATTGGATGCTGGAGCTATTATGA
- a CDS encoding acyltransferase, translated as MTSASIHQFKHWLKFHPNSRIRNVFFILKNIRSAELPTPQIFNRCLYQTHKLIVNVIGGFTRFCYWTPAFKGRVAQCGKRLYLYGGLPFVSGPLQISIGNDCRISGHTTFSGCTQPLDGLEHPLLSIGNNVDVGWQSTIAVGKLVIISDNVRIAGGAFLFGYSGHPLDATRRANGEGDDPQQIGDIILERDVWLGTNVTVKGGVTIGEGAVIAAGSVVTKNIAPFSIAAGNPARVVGEIKSVEVTESDVFDAFETHGGDHA; from the coding sequence ATGACGTCAGCAAGCATCCATCAATTTAAACACTGGCTTAAGTTTCACCCTAATTCTCGAATTAGAAATGTTTTTTTCATTTTGAAAAACATCAGAAGCGCCGAGCTCCCTACACCTCAGATCTTCAATCGTTGCCTGTATCAAACACACAAATTGATTGTAAATGTCATCGGGGGATTTACTCGTTTTTGCTACTGGACCCCAGCGTTCAAAGGCAGAGTCGCACAGTGTGGTAAGCGCCTATATTTGTATGGAGGCCTACCTTTCGTAAGTGGACCACTGCAAATTTCAATTGGGAATGACTGTCGTATATCGGGTCACACCACATTTTCAGGGTGTACGCAGCCGCTCGACGGTTTGGAACATCCGTTACTGTCAATTGGTAATAATGTTGATGTGGGTTGGCAATCAACTATCGCGGTAGGCAAACTAGTGATTATTTCCGACAATGTCCGAATTGCTGGCGGTGCCTTTCTTTTTGGTTATTCTGGCCACCCACTTGATGCGACACGTCGTGCAAACGGTGAAGGTGATGACCCACAACAGATTGGCGACATCATACTAGAGCGAGATGTTTGGCTAGGGACCAATGTAACTGTCAAAGGCGGCGTGACAATTGGTGAAGGTGCCGTGATTGCTGCCGGTAGCGTTGTAACCAAAAATATCGCCCCATTCTCTATTGCCGCAGGTAATCCCGCACGAGTGGTTGGGGAAATAAAATCCGTAGAAGTGACAGAGTCGGATGTTTTTGATGCATTTGAGACTCACGGAGGTGACCATGCGTGA
- a CDS encoding O-antigen ligase family protein, translated as MRDQVNRTPLILGLSFLSLVIGAAWYLVPHPVVVIVLAFIPLGALFVVNRAFYFVLLFVVFSFFRIHEALPVLYPMKIPLLLSIGALSALLWHAFVSKELKIFWHHSFNWLAIFWVLTIIGIVFASNRPIALAEFKGIYWKIIVMTLAIMWLVNTTEDLAKTAMMIIYAGALVSTIAVYNSINGIGLVEGTRVTIGRDLGSMLGDPNDLALVLMFPLAFTISQASTSGIPLFKRIISGLVCVLLLAAIIATQSRGGLLGCIAVIGIFAWKWVHSKLLLMPGGAIAAVVLYLVAGISDRASGGAAEEGIDESAMGRIYAWEAAFKMALDNPLTGVGLNNFYSNYFFYSAYWDGLNHAVHSTWFGVLAETGFIGLIIFVGLIVSLIKTSRATLARLKTAGSNVPPELNAVAYAVYAGLIGTIVSGTFLTQGFNWPIYILAALTVCVSNVSQTACQNEKI; from the coding sequence ATGAGAGACCAAGTTAACCGAACACCGCTAATTTTAGGGCTCTCATTCCTAAGCCTTGTTATTGGTGCTGCTTGGTATCTCGTTCCTCACCCGGTCGTTGTCATAGTACTTGCTTTTATACCTTTGGGTGCTCTATTCGTTGTTAACAGAGCGTTTTACTTTGTTCTACTGTTCGTTGTCTTCTCATTCTTTAGAATTCACGAAGCACTTCCCGTCCTCTATCCGATGAAAATCCCTTTGTTGCTTTCTATAGGCGCACTGTCTGCTCTACTCTGGCATGCGTTCGTCAGTAAAGAGCTGAAAATCTTCTGGCATCACTCTTTCAATTGGCTCGCCATATTTTGGGTTCTTACCATCATTGGTATCGTATTCGCATCGAATAGGCCGATCGCATTAGCTGAGTTTAAAGGGATTTATTGGAAAATTATCGTTATGACACTCGCGATCATGTGGCTAGTGAATACCACCGAGGATCTTGCGAAAACGGCGATGATGATCATATACGCGGGGGCTCTGGTCAGTACCATCGCGGTTTACAACTCAATCAACGGTATTGGTTTAGTTGAAGGCACACGCGTAACCATAGGTCGTGATTTGGGGTCAATGCTCGGAGACCCTAACGATTTGGCGCTGGTATTAATGTTCCCTCTCGCATTTACTATCAGTCAAGCCAGCACTTCCGGAATCCCATTGTTTAAACGAATTATAAGTGGCCTCGTTTGCGTGTTACTGCTCGCTGCTATCATCGCAACGCAGAGCCGTGGGGGACTATTAGGGTGTATTGCCGTGATTGGTATATTTGCTTGGAAGTGGGTTCACTCTAAACTCTTGTTAATGCCTGGCGGAGCAATTGCCGCAGTCGTCCTTTACTTAGTTGCCGGAATATCAGACAGAGCTTCAGGTGGTGCCGCCGAAGAAGGGATTGATGAATCCGCCATGGGGCGAATCTACGCGTGGGAAGCGGCGTTCAAAATGGCGTTAGACAACCCATTAACCGGCGTAGGACTAAATAACTTCTATTCTAACTACTTTTTTTATAGCGCTTATTGGGATGGATTAAATCATGCTGTGCACAGCACCTGGTTTGGCGTTTTAGCTGAAACTGGATTTATTGGGTTGATCATTTTCGTAGGGCTTATCGTATCTCTGATCAAAACCTCTCGTGCCACTTTGGCGCGACTTAAAACTGCGGGTTCCAATGTCCCACCAGAACTCAATGCTGTCGCCTACGCGGTCTACGCAGGCCTGATAGGTACCATTGTGTCCGGCACTTTTCTAACTCAGGGCTTCAACTGGCCGATTTACATCCTTGCAGCACTCACAGTTTGCGTTTCAAACGTATCTCAAACTGCTTGTCAAAATGAGAAAATCTAA
- a CDS encoding glycosyltransferase family 4 protein produces MSVTKPNLDTQAQPIQVQGHLVPEPEEIWLLIDSQTFGGIETHVIELALGLLKHNRKARVVLLTKFAPLPPVITRLKELDLLYSHLNDLAPSKTNSVSQLKLAITQYKPTHVHAHGYKASIVSKLVKLVTPSHCKPRQISTYHAGETPKGKVWLYDFLDRYTGFLSNHCFVVSNKIQNKIPWQTTLLNNFIAIPDSTATSEHLDDAGNSDKIYHVGFVGRLSHEKAPDRFVALARFAANHKFHLFGDGPERQTLEKSKPNNLTFHGHQTSMDNAWKTIDVLVIPSRYEGLPMAALEAMARGIPVIATNVGNLSQLIQHEDNGYIATNESELTACLTSWFDLPSQDKQTMGMKAKATIRKHYSPQAVIPQILACYSA; encoded by the coding sequence ATGAGTGTAACCAAGCCTAATTTGGATACTCAAGCTCAACCAATTCAGGTTCAGGGGCATTTAGTTCCTGAACCTGAAGAGATTTGGCTGCTCATCGATAGCCAAACCTTTGGTGGAATTGAAACGCATGTCATTGAGCTCGCCCTTGGTTTACTTAAACATAACCGCAAAGCTAGAGTCGTCCTGCTCACCAAGTTTGCTCCTCTTCCACCAGTGATAACACGCTTAAAAGAATTAGACCTGCTTTACAGTCACCTTAACGACTTAGCGCCAAGTAAAACCAATTCAGTTTCGCAACTTAAACTGGCAATCACGCAATATAAACCCACGCATGTCCATGCTCATGGCTACAAAGCAAGCATTGTGAGTAAACTGGTGAAGCTAGTGACCCCAAGCCATTGTAAGCCTCGTCAAATATCGACGTATCACGCAGGCGAAACACCTAAAGGCAAAGTTTGGCTCTACGATTTTTTAGATAGATATACTGGATTCCTGTCTAATCACTGTTTTGTTGTCAGCAACAAGATACAAAATAAGATTCCGTGGCAAACCACCCTGCTTAATAATTTTATTGCGATCCCTGATAGCACAGCGACTTCTGAACATTTAGATGACGCAGGCAACAGTGACAAAATTTATCACGTAGGTTTTGTTGGCCGTTTAAGCCACGAAAAAGCGCCAGACCGTTTTGTTGCTCTTGCACGGTTTGCGGCTAATCATAAGTTTCACCTATTTGGAGATGGTCCTGAAAGGCAAACGCTAGAAAAGAGTAAACCAAATAACTTAACGTTCCATGGACACCAAACCAGTATGGACAATGCATGGAAAACCATTGATGTTTTAGTCATACCATCTCGTTACGAAGGTCTACCTATGGCGGCATTAGAAGCCATGGCTCGTGGCATACCGGTTATAGCGACCAACGTTGGTAATCTATCGCAGCTGATTCAGCATGAAGACAATGGTTACATCGCTACAAATGAAAGCGAACTCACTGCATGTTTAACGAGTTGGTTTGACCTCCCTTCTCAAGACAAGCAGACTATGGGAATGAAAGCCAAAGCGACCATCCGCAAGCATTACTCTCCACAAGCTGTTATTCCCCAGATCCTAGCCTGCTACAGTGCATAA